A part of Alkalinema sp. FACHB-956 genomic DNA contains:
- a CDS encoding SpoIIE family protein phosphatase, which translates to MIPILIIDDDPFILILLNKILREEGYDITTAASGEEGLIQAKTIQPALIICDWVMTGIEGIEVCQTIKQDPQLAAAFFILLTNRSESHDLITGLDAGADDFLSKPIAAGELKARVRAGLRLYQANQALKSAAQTLQQQTEKLESELAEAATYVRSLLPKAITTPISIQHCFLPSQHLGGDCFDYYWLDAEHLVIYLLDVSGHGLGAALPSVFIQNLLRSQSLPDLNFYQPAQVLATLNKLFRMSEQNERYFTIWYGLYNHSTQQLTYASAGHPPALLIAPDNEGQPQAQLLKMRSLPIGVYSDAAYTEATVSISSHSTLYIFSDGIYEVRQKDQTFWNLTEFTTLLVDLTQQNFQQAPTTPRLDLDQLLEKIRSLKATELFEDDCSILQVCFAANDRP; encoded by the coding sequence ATGATTCCCATTCTCATCATTGATGATGACCCATTTATTCTAATTCTCCTGAATAAGATTCTTCGGGAGGAGGGCTATGACATTACAACTGCGGCAAGTGGTGAAGAAGGACTGATCCAAGCTAAAACAATTCAGCCTGCTCTGATCATCTGTGACTGGGTGATGACGGGAATTGAGGGGATTGAAGTGTGCCAAACCATTAAGCAAGATCCTCAGCTTGCAGCGGCATTTTTTATTCTGCTGACGAATCGATCGGAAAGCCATGATCTGATTACTGGCTTGGATGCTGGGGCAGACGACTTTCTCTCAAAACCGATCGCGGCAGGTGAACTGAAAGCACGGGTGAGGGCAGGGCTTCGCTTATACCAAGCGAATCAAGCGCTCAAAAGCGCAGCTCAAACACTCCAGCAACAAACTGAAAAACTCGAAAGTGAACTGGCCGAAGCAGCAACCTATGTGCGATCGTTATTGCCAAAAGCTATCACAACGCCAATTTCAATCCAGCACTGCTTTTTACCCTCCCAGCATTTAGGCGGGGACTGTTTTGATTACTATTGGCTAGATGCGGAACACTTGGTTATTTATCTTCTAGATGTGTCTGGCCATGGGTTAGGCGCTGCCTTACCCTCTGTCTTTATTCAAAATCTGCTGCGTTCCCAATCCCTGCCCGACTTAAATTTCTATCAGCCAGCCCAAGTCCTCGCCACGCTTAATAAGTTGTTTCGGATGAGTGAGCAAAATGAGCGGTACTTTACCATTTGGTACGGCCTTTACAATCATTCAACCCAGCAACTGACCTATGCCAGTGCTGGCCATCCCCCAGCCCTTTTGATCGCACCGGATAACGAAGGTCAGCCGCAAGCCCAACTCCTGAAAATGCGCAGCCTCCCGATCGGGGTTTATTCAGATGCTGCATACACTGAAGCAACTGTGTCCATTTCCTCCCACAGCACACTTTACATTTTCAGTGACGGCATCTATGAAGTTCGCCAAAAAGATCAAACCTTTTGGAATTTGACGGAATTTACGACCCTACTAGTCGATTTGACACAACAAAACTTTCAACAAGCTCCAACTACGCCAAGGCTAGATCTAGACCAACTTCTCGAAAAAATTCGTAGTCTCAAGGCCACCGAACTGTTTGAAGATGATT
- a CDS encoding ATP-binding protein: MESFSVAQTYSLQVRSDVSVLTQVLSWFNQLYQPSIPNNIWLQCQTILAEGLTNAIRHAHRDQPTTTPVDIEIIIAHQQIIMKIWDWGTAFDLSQKIQSLPDRIDPQQYGGRGIQIMQKLADRIHYDRIDDQRNCLVIVKNY, from the coding sequence ATGGAATCATTCTCAGTTGCTCAAACATACTCATTACAAGTTAGATCCGATGTTTCAGTTCTAACTCAAGTTTTATCCTGGTTTAATCAGCTTTACCAGCCCAGCATTCCTAACAATATCTGGCTACAATGCCAAACGATTTTAGCGGAAGGACTGACCAATGCAATTCGTCATGCCCATCGTGATCAGCCTACTACCACACCTGTGGATATTGAAATTATCATTGCTCACCAACAGATCATCATGAAGATCTGGGATTGGGGTACAGCATTCGATCTCAGCCAAAAAATTCAATCACTCCCCGATCGTATTGATCCGCAACAATACGGTGGTCGAGGCATTCAAATTATGCAGAAACTTGCCGATCGTATCCACTACGATCGCATCGATGACCAACGCAACTGTCTCGTTATCGTGAAGAACTATTGA